In one window of Mytilus trossulus isolate FHL-02 chromosome 7, PNRI_Mtr1.1.1.hap1, whole genome shotgun sequence DNA:
- the LOC134727097 gene encoding uncharacterized protein LOC134727097, which produces MVLPVYTPALHRNNNMPRNELISRYFAQGYTNKEIFQVLMAVHKISISISQIKRILRSLDLKRRKVNLPLPDIIGAIYKIIENSGQCLGYRAVWKRLTTEFGFFIPRKSVMELLRMIDPDGVTRRRKRWLIRRRYTTPGPNFVWHIDGYDKLKPFGFPIHGAIDGFSRRILWLEVGPSNNNPQIIARYFLDTVEQLGGCPQRCRCDLGTENTVIEKIQVLFHALSNNEIVRNCFLYGKSTSNQRIEAWWSILRRQNADWWINFFKDLRQSNLFNDADPLHVECIRYCFMDVLQKELNQVVIQWNQHTMQVKKNNESPGGKPDILFFVPDSCGTRDYIVNCDQNDILYCQQAYGESRPIHGCSEEFISLVNLILPNHDRPSDVNEAADLYGQLIFQLSLYDK; this is translated from the coding sequence ATGGTTCTGCCAGTTTACACGCCAGCTCTTCACCGGAACAATAACATGCCAAGAAATGAATTGATAAGTAGATATTTTGCTCAAGGCTACACAAACAAGGAAATTTTTCAAGTTCTAATGGCAGTACATAAAATATCCATAAGTATTTCGCAAATCAAACGTATTTTGAGAAGTCTTGATTTAAAACGCCGCAAAGTAAATCTTCCGCTCCCTGACATTATTGGTGCGATCTACAAGATAATAGAAAACAGTGGACAATGTCTAGGTTACCGTGCCGTTTGGAAAAGGTTAACTACTgaatttggtttttttattccACGGAAAAGTGTAATGGAACTTTTGCGTATGATAGATCCGGACGGTGTAACAAGAAGAAGAAAGAGGTGGTTAATAAGGCGTCGATACACGACACCTGGACCTAACTTTGTGTGGCATATTGATGGTTACGACAAGCTCAAACCTTTTGGGTTTCCAATACATGGTGCAATTGATGGGTTCTCAAGACGAATTCTGTGGCTTGAGGTCGGTCCAAGTAACAACAATCCACAAATAATTGCGCGATATTTTTTGGATACTGTTGAACAATTAGGAGGCTGTCCCCAAAGGTGCAGGTGCGATTTAGGTACAGAAAACACAGTGATAGAGAAAATACAAGTACTTTTTCATGCTCTGAGTAATAATGAAATTGTAAGAAATTGTTTCTTATATGGGAAGAGTACTTCGAACCAAAGAATCGAAGCCTGGTGGAGTATATTACGTCGACAAAATGCCGATTGGTGGATCaacttttttaaagatttacgCCAAAGCAACTTATTCAATGATGCAGATCCATTGCACGTAGAATGTATAAGGTATTGTTTTATGGACGTTCTTCAAAAAGAACTTAACCAAGTCGTAATTCAATGGAATCAACATACAATGCAAGTGAAAAAGAATAACGAGAGTCCAGGAGGAAAGCcggacattttgttttttgtacccGATTCGTGTGGTACCCGCGATTATATTGTTAATTGCgatcaaaatgacattttatattgtcaacAGGCATATGGAGAAAGTCGACCTATCCATGGTTGCTCAGAagaatttatttcacttgtaaACCTTATCTTGCCGAACCACGACAGACCTTCAGATGTCAACGAAGCTGCAGATCTTTATGGTCAATTGATTTTCCAGTTAAGCCTTTACGATAAATAA